One segment of Kwoniella pini CBS 10737 chromosome 9, complete sequence DNA contains the following:
- a CDS encoding 40S ribosomal protein eS30, translating to MGKVHGSLARAGKVRSQAPKVEKQEKKKTPKGRAKKRLQYNRRFVNVTVAPGGKRRMNQQPAGKSG from the exons ATGGGTAAGGTCCACGGTTCCCTCGCTCGTGCGGGTAAAGTCAGATCTCAA GCTCCTAAAGTTGAGAAacaagagaaaaagaagacCCCTAAAGGTCGAGCAA AGAAGAGACTCCAGTACAACAGACGATTCGTTAACGTCACTGTTGCCCCCGGAGGTAAACGACGAAT GAACCAACAACCAGCTGGTAAATCCGGATAA